In the genome of Elephas maximus indicus isolate mEleMax1 chromosome 6, mEleMax1 primary haplotype, whole genome shotgun sequence, one region contains:
- the PER2 gene encoding period circadian protein homolog 2 isoform X5, whose amino-acid sequence MLLGVRFSPPCMPGTRTQATEPLGTFCSPGSKGSTRPTPCRAMTAESSVCQQPRRHLYIWKSESSRSQPSKPRCLSYTCKKVGALVPMAFWNLPYKALQKVQLRGPEAQPSRAVPLLGYLPQDLLESPVLLQLHPSDRPLMLAIHRKILQSGGQPFDYSPIRFRARNGEYITLDTSWSSFINPWSRKVAFIIGRHRVRVGPLNEDVFAAQPGVEEKAPDPSIQELTEQIYRLLLQPVPHSGSSGYGSLGSNGSHEHLMSQTSSSDSNGHEDARQRRLEMCKNGNKTKNKSHYSHEPREEKKKPVTELQSRPPLPAKATLATDKDGPGSGIPKATFPEELACKAQPACSYQQVSCLDGVIRYLESCSEAATLKRKYELPADTQALHASDKRRTTGEAASKVHAALLEPAKVDSHTGVSSHLTSLALPGKAESVVSLTSQCSYSSTIVHVGDKKPQPELETIEDAASGAESLDGPAGPALSCSLGPEKEPFKKLGLTKEVLAAHTQKEEQSFLHKFRETQKLHTFHSCCRHYLQERPKGQSSELAAPGLRNASGMHLSWKKPGKNRKLKSKRAKLRDSSGSTASGGPAPTRAPLTGLNATAWSPSDTSQSSCPAVPFPAPVPTYPLPVFPTPGPVAAAPTAPQAGFVVPTGAQPDFAVEPPPFTAPLAPVMAFVLPSYPFPAVGPSLPQPFFPSQTNFPGHPEMIPVSEPVFPSRTPFPTQPCVCPPAERGQPASRAATPATPSSTTGPVGRASPPLFQSRGSSPLQLNLLQLEEAPEGGTSAVGTTGTMAVGPDTKPATSQDHPPKAQPTLDEPSEAQQSDALSTSSDLLDLLLNEDLCSATGSALSGSGASATSDSLGSRSLGCTVSRSGTGSSDTSHTSKYFGSVDSSENNHKARVSADVGENEHLIKYVLQDPIWLLMADADNSIMMTYQLPARNLDEVLKEDREKLRVLQKFQPQFTEAQKLELREVHPWVQVGGLPAAMDVEDCVYCENKGKGNFCAPYEEDIPALGLSKATDTKEEESGPPLSQENGEQT is encoded by the exons ATGCTGTTGGGAGTCAGGTTCTCCCCACCGTGCATGCCCGGCACCAGGACGCAGGCCACAGAGCCTCTGGGGACATTCTGCTCTCCGGGCAGCAAGGGGTCCACCAGGCCAACCCCCTGCAGAGCCATGACCGCTGAGAGCTCTGTTTGTCAGCAGCCCAGGAGACATTTGTACATCTGGAAGTCTGAGAGCTCCCGTTCGCAGCCCTCCAAACCCAGGTGTCTGTCTTACACGTGCAAGAAGGTTGGTGCGCTGGTGCCCATGGCATTCTGGAACCTTCCGTATAAAGCCCTGCAGAAAGTGCAGCTCAGAGGCCCCGAAGCCCAGCCGAGTAG GGCGGTCCCCCTCCTGGGCTACCTGCCTCAAGATCTGCTGGAGAGCCCGGTGCTGCTGCAGCTGCACCCCAGTGACAGGCCTCTGATGCTGGCCATCCACAGGAAGA TCCTGCAGTCTGGCGGGCAGCCTTTCGACTATTCACCCATCCGCTTCCGTGCCCGGAACGGCGAGTACATTACACTGGACACCAGCTGGTCCAGCTTCATCAACCCCTGGAGCCGGAAGGTTGCCTTCATCATCGGGAGGCACAGAGTCAGGGT GGGCCCCTTGAATGAAGACGTGTTTGCAGCCCAGCCGGGTGTGGAGGAGAAGGCCCCGGACCCCAGCATCCAGGAGCTCACTGAGCAGATCTACCGGCTGCTGCTGCAG CCGGTGCCCCACAGCGGCTCTAGCGGCTATGGCAGCCTGGGCAGCAACGGGTCCCATGAGCACCTCATGAGCCAGACGTCCTCCAGCGACAGCAATGGCCACGAGGACGCCCGCCAGAGGAGGCTC GAAATGTGTAAAAAtggtaacaagaccaaaaacaaaaGCCATTATTCTCATGAacccagagaagaaaagaaaaaacctgttacag AACTGCAGAGTCGCCCCCCTCTTCCAGCGAAGGCAACTTTGGCCACAGACAAGGATGGCCCAGGCAGCGGCATCCCCAAGGCCACCTTCCCTGAGGAACTGGCATGCAAGGCCCAGCCAGCCTGCTCTTACCAGCAAGTCAGCTGTCTGGACGGTGTCATCAG GTACCTGGAGAGCTGCAGCGAGGCTGCCACACTGAAGAGGAAGTATGAGCTCCCAGCCGACACTCAGGCCCTGCACGCCAGCGACAAGCGCAGGACGACAGGAG AGGCAGCCTCGAAGGTGCACGCGGCCCTGCTGGAGCCTGCCAaggtggacagccacacaggTGTCAGCTCACACCTGACCTCGTTGGCACTGCCGGGCAAGGCGGAGAGCGTGGTGTCCCTCACCAGCCAGTGCAGCTACAGCAGCACCATCGTCCACGTTGGAGACAAGAAGCCGCAGCCCGAGCTAG AAACGATTGAAGATGCTGCAAGCGGGGCTGAGTCCCTTGATGGCCCAGCTGGCCCCGCGCTGAGCTGCAGCCTGGGCCCTGAGAAGGAGCCCTTCAAGAAGCTGGGCCTCACCAAGGAGGTGCTGGCCGCCCACACACAGAAGGAAGAGCAGAGCTTCCTGCACAAGTTCAGGGAGACACAGAAGCTCCACACATTCCACTCCTGCTGTCGTCACTACTTACAGGAAAGGCCCAAGGGGCAGTCGAGCGAGCTAG CTGCCCCTGGACTAAGGAATGCTTCTGGGATGCATTTGTCATGGAAAAAACCCGGGAAGAACAGAAAGCTCAAGTCCAAGCGGGCCAAGCTGCGTGACTCGTCTGGGAGCACAGCGTCAGGAGGGCCAGCACCCACCCGCGCCCCGCTCACAGGCCTCAACGCCACAGCCTGGTCGCCATCCGACACGTCCCAGTCCAGCTGCCCTGCCGTGCCCTTCCCCGCCCCTGTGCCAACCTACCCACTGCCTGTGTTTCCCACGCCAGGGCCGGTGGCGGCGGCACCCACGGCCCCCCAGGCTGGCTTCGTGGTGCCCACGGGTGCCCAGCCAGACTTTGCGGTTGAGCCCCCGCCATTCACAGCCCCCCTGGCTCCAGTCATGGCATTCGTGCTGCCCAGCTACCCCTTCCCCGCCGTGGGCCCGAGCCTTCCCCAGCCGTTCTTCCCCAGCCAGACTAACTTTCCAGGCCACCCCGAGATGATCCCTGTCTCAGAGCCTGTGTTCCCTAGTCGGACCCCGTTCCCCACACAGCCGTGCGTCTGTCCCCCGGCAGAGCGTGGGCAGCCGGCATCACGAGCGGCCACCCCAGCCACCCCGTCGTCAACCACTGGGCCCGTGGGCCGGGCATCCCCGCCACTCTTCCAGTCCCGAGGCAGCTCACCCCTGCAGCTCAACCTGCTGCAGCTGGAGGAGGCCCCTGAGGGCGGCACTTCAGCAGTGGGGACCACAGGGACCATGGCTGTGGGGCCCGACACCAAGCCAGCCACGTCCCAGGACCACCCGCCAAAGGCTCAGCCCACC CTCGACGAGCCCTCAGAGGCCCAGCAGAGTGATGCCCTCTCCACATCCAGTGACCTGCTTGATCTCCTGCTGAACGAGGACCTCTGCTCGGCCACGGGCTCAGCCCTGTCGGGAAGTGGGGCCTCGGCCACCTCGGATTCTCTGGGCTCCAGGTCTCTGGGCTGCACCGTGTCCAGGAGTGGGACAG GCAGTAGTGACACAAGTCACACCAGCAAATATTTTGGAAGCGTTGACTCTTCGGAGAATAATCACAAAGCAAGAGTGAGCGCCGACGTGGGCGAGAACGAGCATCTCATTAAGTACGTCCTCCAGGACCCCATCTGGCTGCTGATGGCCGACGCCGACAACAGCATCATGATGACGTACCAGCTGCCTGCCCG AAATCTCGACGAGGTCCTGAAGGAGGACAGAGAGAAGCTGAGGGTTCTGCAGAAATTCCAGCCCCAGTTCACAGAAGCCCAGAAGCTGGAACTTCGTGAGGTCCACCCCTGGGTACAGGTGGGCGGCCTGCCCGCAGCCATGGATGTGGAG GACTGTGTTTACTGTGAAAACAAGGGGAAAGGCAACTTTTGTGCACCGTATGAGGAAGATATTCCTGCTCTGGGACTCAGCAAAGCCACAGAcaccaaagaggaagaaagtggacCCCCCCTGAGTCAGGAGAATGGAGAGCAGACGTAG
- the PER2 gene encoding period circadian protein homolog 2 isoform X4, translated as MSSDSHPSSLDVPSYTVEEIESMASEHIVKNVDMFAVAVSLVTGKIVYISNQVASIFHHKRDAFADAKFVEFLAPHDVSVFHSSTTPYKLPSWGTCSGADSFSQECLEEKSFFCRVSVGKTRENEVHYRPFRMTPYLVKVRDPQVPESQLCCVLLAEKVHSGYEAPRIPPEKRIFTTTHTPNCLFQDVDQRAVPLLGYLPQDLLESPVLLQLHPSDRPLMLAIHRKILQSGGQPFDYSPIRFRARNGEYITLDTSWSSFINPWSRKVAFIIGRHRVRVGPLNEDVFAAQPGVEEKAPDPSIQELTEQIYRLLLQPVPHSGSSGYGSLGSNGSHEHLMSQTSSSDSNGHEDARQRRLEMCKNGNKTKNKSHYSHEPREEKKKPVTELQSRPPLPAKATLATDKDGPGSGIPKATFPEELACKAQPACSYQQVSCLDGVIRYLESCSEAATLKRKYELPADTQALHASDKRRTTGEAASKVHAALLEPAKVDSHTGVSSHLTSLALPGKAESVVSLTSQCSYSSTIVHVGDKKPQPELETIEDAASGAESLDGPAGPALSCSLGPEKEPFKKLGLTKEVLAAHTQKEEQSFLHKFRETQKLHTFHSCCRHYLQERPKGQSSELAAPGLRNASGMHLSWKKPGKNRKLKSKRAKLRDSSGSTASGGPAPTRAPLTGLNATAWSPSDTSQSSCPAVPFPAPVPTYPLPVFPTPGPVAAAPTAPQAGFVVPTGAQPDFAVEPPPFTAPLAPVMAFVLPSYPFPAVGPSLPQPFFPSQTNFPGHPEMIPVSEPVFPSRTPFPTQPCVCPPAERGQPASRAATPATPSSTTGPVGRASPPLFQSRGSSPLQLNLLQLEEAPEGGTSAVGTTGTMAVGPDTKPATSQDHPPKAQPTLDEPSEAQQSDALSTSSDLLDLLLNEDLCSATGSALSGSGASATSDSLGSRSLGCTVSRSGTGSSDTSHTSKYFGSVDSSENNHKARVSADVGENEHLIKYVLQDPIWLLMADADNSIMMTYQLPARNLDEVLKEDREKLRVLQKFQPQFTEAQKLELREVHPWVQVGGLPAAMDVEDCVYCENKGKGNFCAPYEEDIPALGLSKATDTKEEESGPPLSQENGEQT; from the exons ATGTCCAGCGACAGCCACCCCTCCAGTCTGGACGTGCCGTCCTACACGGTCGAGGAGatcgagagtatggcctctgagCACATTGTGAAGAACGTG GACATGTTTGCCGTGGCTGTGTCCTTGGTGACAGGGAAGATTGTGTACATCTCCAACCAAGTGGCATCCATCTTTCACCACAAGAGAGACGCCTTCGCCGATGCCAAGTTCGTGGAGTTCTTGGCACCTCACGATGTCAGCGTGTTCCACAGCTCCACCACCCCATACAAGCTGCCATCCTGGGGCACCTGCAGTGGGGCAG ATTCTTTCTCTCAAGAATGCCTGGAGGAGAAGTCTTTCTTTTGTCGTGTCAG TGTCGGGAAGACCCGCGAGAACGAGGTCCACTACCGTCCGTTCCGTATGACGCCTTACCTCGTCAAAGTGCGAGACCCCCAGGTCCCCGAGAGCCAGCTCTGCTGCGTCCTGCTGGCTGAGAAAGTGCACTCCGGCTACGAAG CCCCTAGAATTCCTCCTGAGAAGAGAATTTTCACAACCACGCATACGCCAAATTGCTTGTTCCAGGACGTAGATCAAAG GGCGGTCCCCCTCCTGGGCTACCTGCCTCAAGATCTGCTGGAGAGCCCGGTGCTGCTGCAGCTGCACCCCAGTGACAGGCCTCTGATGCTGGCCATCCACAGGAAGA TCCTGCAGTCTGGCGGGCAGCCTTTCGACTATTCACCCATCCGCTTCCGTGCCCGGAACGGCGAGTACATTACACTGGACACCAGCTGGTCCAGCTTCATCAACCCCTGGAGCCGGAAGGTTGCCTTCATCATCGGGAGGCACAGAGTCAGGGT GGGCCCCTTGAATGAAGACGTGTTTGCAGCCCAGCCGGGTGTGGAGGAGAAGGCCCCGGACCCCAGCATCCAGGAGCTCACTGAGCAGATCTACCGGCTGCTGCTGCAG CCGGTGCCCCACAGCGGCTCTAGCGGCTATGGCAGCCTGGGCAGCAACGGGTCCCATGAGCACCTCATGAGCCAGACGTCCTCCAGCGACAGCAATGGCCACGAGGACGCCCGCCAGAGGAGGCTC GAAATGTGTAAAAAtggtaacaagaccaaaaacaaaaGCCATTATTCTCATGAacccagagaagaaaagaaaaaacctgttacag AACTGCAGAGTCGCCCCCCTCTTCCAGCGAAGGCAACTTTGGCCACAGACAAGGATGGCCCAGGCAGCGGCATCCCCAAGGCCACCTTCCCTGAGGAACTGGCATGCAAGGCCCAGCCAGCCTGCTCTTACCAGCAAGTCAGCTGTCTGGACGGTGTCATCAG GTACCTGGAGAGCTGCAGCGAGGCTGCCACACTGAAGAGGAAGTATGAGCTCCCAGCCGACACTCAGGCCCTGCACGCCAGCGACAAGCGCAGGACGACAGGAG AGGCAGCCTCGAAGGTGCACGCGGCCCTGCTGGAGCCTGCCAaggtggacagccacacaggTGTCAGCTCACACCTGACCTCGTTGGCACTGCCGGGCAAGGCGGAGAGCGTGGTGTCCCTCACCAGCCAGTGCAGCTACAGCAGCACCATCGTCCACGTTGGAGACAAGAAGCCGCAGCCCGAGCTAG AAACGATTGAAGATGCTGCAAGCGGGGCTGAGTCCCTTGATGGCCCAGCTGGCCCCGCGCTGAGCTGCAGCCTGGGCCCTGAGAAGGAGCCCTTCAAGAAGCTGGGCCTCACCAAGGAGGTGCTGGCCGCCCACACACAGAAGGAAGAGCAGAGCTTCCTGCACAAGTTCAGGGAGACACAGAAGCTCCACACATTCCACTCCTGCTGTCGTCACTACTTACAGGAAAGGCCCAAGGGGCAGTCGAGCGAGCTAG CTGCCCCTGGACTAAGGAATGCTTCTGGGATGCATTTGTCATGGAAAAAACCCGGGAAGAACAGAAAGCTCAAGTCCAAGCGGGCCAAGCTGCGTGACTCGTCTGGGAGCACAGCGTCAGGAGGGCCAGCACCCACCCGCGCCCCGCTCACAGGCCTCAACGCCACAGCCTGGTCGCCATCCGACACGTCCCAGTCCAGCTGCCCTGCCGTGCCCTTCCCCGCCCCTGTGCCAACCTACCCACTGCCTGTGTTTCCCACGCCAGGGCCGGTGGCGGCGGCACCCACGGCCCCCCAGGCTGGCTTCGTGGTGCCCACGGGTGCCCAGCCAGACTTTGCGGTTGAGCCCCCGCCATTCACAGCCCCCCTGGCTCCAGTCATGGCATTCGTGCTGCCCAGCTACCCCTTCCCCGCCGTGGGCCCGAGCCTTCCCCAGCCGTTCTTCCCCAGCCAGACTAACTTTCCAGGCCACCCCGAGATGATCCCTGTCTCAGAGCCTGTGTTCCCTAGTCGGACCCCGTTCCCCACACAGCCGTGCGTCTGTCCCCCGGCAGAGCGTGGGCAGCCGGCATCACGAGCGGCCACCCCAGCCACCCCGTCGTCAACCACTGGGCCCGTGGGCCGGGCATCCCCGCCACTCTTCCAGTCCCGAGGCAGCTCACCCCTGCAGCTCAACCTGCTGCAGCTGGAGGAGGCCCCTGAGGGCGGCACTTCAGCAGTGGGGACCACAGGGACCATGGCTGTGGGGCCCGACACCAAGCCAGCCACGTCCCAGGACCACCCGCCAAAGGCTCAGCCCACC CTCGACGAGCCCTCAGAGGCCCAGCAGAGTGATGCCCTCTCCACATCCAGTGACCTGCTTGATCTCCTGCTGAACGAGGACCTCTGCTCGGCCACGGGCTCAGCCCTGTCGGGAAGTGGGGCCTCGGCCACCTCGGATTCTCTGGGCTCCAGGTCTCTGGGCTGCACCGTGTCCAGGAGTGGGACAG GCAGTAGTGACACAAGTCACACCAGCAAATATTTTGGAAGCGTTGACTCTTCGGAGAATAATCACAAAGCAAGAGTGAGCGCCGACGTGGGCGAGAACGAGCATCTCATTAAGTACGTCCTCCAGGACCCCATCTGGCTGCTGATGGCCGACGCCGACAACAGCATCATGATGACGTACCAGCTGCCTGCCCG AAATCTCGACGAGGTCCTGAAGGAGGACAGAGAGAAGCTGAGGGTTCTGCAGAAATTCCAGCCCCAGTTCACAGAAGCCCAGAAGCTGGAACTTCGTGAGGTCCACCCCTGGGTACAGGTGGGCGGCCTGCCCGCAGCCATGGATGTGGAG GACTGTGTTTACTGTGAAAACAAGGGGAAAGGCAACTTTTGTGCACCGTATGAGGAAGATATTCCTGCTCTGGGACTCAGCAAAGCCACAGAcaccaaagaggaagaaagtggacCCCCCCTGAGTCAGGAGAATGGAGAGCAGACGTAG